One Fusarium oxysporum f. sp. lycopersici 4287 chromosome 8, whole genome shotgun sequence genomic region harbors:
- a CDS encoding hypothetical protein (At least one base has a quality score < 10), with protein MAANLHLRAAVPDHGQLAGKFAAGPPPSTLAAQLVENISASTKSSKSDENSELKGFFAIIQRVKDDPTLLKTPEDRVEHNHMLIYVYSRAVLEGIRLDDPFLDRTQVRTEGLKAISFLRFSIKETPAVLKHRVGEQEYMFRGREPLWVWLLPQLLRLLGHSQCLELTEAIEGFLQYTMLIIAQNWTLWDMAPSFLFYLRTITSHTLQQLQDPLVVPSVEESFKSLSLPPQIALSQFVDKQSPFTSQLTYSVDRMSQALQQLISFCKVAAYPLTASDDAFNNVTSFSESAVWLIDVLGDMRVIQTRYGSNFPASSLHVLQLAQEIERALRRRKGISASVHKKAITLMILLCGEIATSLNPMPMLDIDEETRHTYCMALAIITAASTENTSIGRLAVSGIVDESSMFYTSLPEGTDLWRVIQTLRQINFDPRPKLLSSNLHPLSFEDSAVQEIIETLALSYEPPETSSQDRLKRRKIAQADSSPTAVLMRLLGDVLGLADVDDDFLNLENQVLGAFPKADTSRQCLILDLLSRISCVADGGNETVNDTKAAVTETACSICEHNAPPVRSNLHGATVHKSRIEALFTKLIRLPALAESRRPRVAAMLAIRRVILHCEDTELLNLETSGMGQWCLQSLNSSVRELRIAAGRVLATFSLARPEPILSNMVLPARPAEANGARNPRVNQAQAASTDGKFQTNASNGSSPMKTQDLISRNRKNSIAFLKSISDKNQPNLTETFIMAWGQLGTVVWEHELNLVLIKLLEYLGSNNNIVSACAFNELLNLADARRVTPRRLFEPFWPNLAYMTTKDMVQRPQMSRTIAELLQVSVNELLLLIQTHALPWLVLDKQKDVIQKIAEARQESEVWLPLIDPANLAATLALLLVQDTDDIASFAKSRLDELSTHFQTEPLVNLLQVEPVLTVIELLKAAGDADETKKAPVRKALDTMAKMMIPANKETRAKKSDHTARFIHSQLLGLMACLFDVINDQSLPDPERRRYIRAMEEMIRVSRGYASTARPQMSACLLSTLAQDALREASFSCWASMLTHLEETDVEALLETTFFVVTRYWPFLSESTALLAQQMLKSLVDEFDPLVAKYIVKLPSLRHIPELRDIETKLDQHRPATLAVEEVLEAFAERICHENSGVALQALTELIPYLQENQALLHTSEISLQSDIGVVALMRSLLDCASKYSGFPGDIARLCTEAMGLIGCLDPSKIETVREQRSIVILNNFATNEETTDFVLFLLEEALVPAFLSTTDVKFQGFLSFAMQELMGRCDIKAACAMENSGMKGGNDIYRKWVAMPETVREVVAPFLASRYVVAPMPHTEIEYPLFRPGRPYPSWLRVYVLDLLRKGQTPFADLIFEPLARVIRVKDLSIAEFILPYIVLHTLLGSRTTQQERDDILGELLAILQYQPAETASYQEKEDMRRYCHLVFRVVDYAMRWMQTRRAAGRLTETDRERLAQVQEALDLIPAELIAQRAVDCNEYARALFHLEQHAHKMEQRKKEPGERTRLLQKLQDIYANVDEPDGLDGISAHLQVLDINQQILSHRKAGRWTAVQSWYEMQLAENPVNTDIQIDLLQGEDWLVSTRGY; from the exons ATGGCGGCCAATCTGCATTTAAGGGCGGCTGTACCGGATCATGGGCAACTGGCCGGTAAATTTGCCGCTGGCCCTCCTCCATCAACCTTAGCTGCGCAGCTTGTGGAGAATATTTCAGCATCCACGAAATCCTCCAAATCAGATGAGAACAGTGAACTCAAAGGCTTCTTTGCTATTATTCAACGCGTCAAAGATGACCCGACTCTTCTCAAGACGCCAGAGGACCGAGTTGAGCATAATCATATGCTTATTTACGTTTACTCGAGAGCTGTTCTTGAAGGAATTCGATTAGATGACCCATTTCTTGACCGGACACAAGTACGGACAGAAggcctcaaggccatcagTTTTCTCAGGTTCTCTATCAAAGAAACGCCGGCAGTTCTGAAACATAGAGTGGGTGAGCAAGAGTATATGTTCCGAGGGCGGGAGCCATTATGGGtttggcttcttcctcagctGCTTAGACTTCTTGGCCATTCCCAGTGCCTTGAACTCACAGAAGCAATTGAAGGCTTCCTCCAGTATACAATGCTAATAATAGCACAAAACTGGACTCTGTGGGATATGGCGCCATCATTCTTATTCTATCTGCGTACCATCACATCTC ATAcccttcaacagcttcaagacCCTCTAGTAGTTCCATCTGTGGAAGAAAGTTTCAAGTCACTTTCTCTACCTCCTCAAATTGCTCTCAGCCAATTCGTCGACAAGCAGTCGCCCTTCACAAGCCAGCTTACATATTCTGTTGACCGAATGTCGCAAGCGCTGCAACAACTGATCAGCTTTTGCAAAGTGGCGGCCTATCCTCTGACAGCTTCAGATGATGCCTTTAATAACGTTACCTCCTTCTCAGAGAGTGCGGTATGGTTGATTGATGTCCTAGGGGACATGCGGGTTATCCAGACCCGGTACGGTAGCAACTTTCCTGCCTCTTCGCTTCATGTTCTCCAACTGGCTCAAGAAATCGAGCGAGCACTACGGAGAAGAAAAGGCATCAGCGCTTCTGTTCACAAGAAGGCCATCACTCTCATGATATTGCTTTGTGGTGAGATCGCGACAAGCCTCAATCCCATGCCGATGCTAGACATTGATGAGGAAACGCGGCATACATACTGTATGGCTCTAGCTATAATAACAGCAGCATCTACTGAAAATACGTCAATTGGCCGGTTAGCGGTTTCCGGCATTGTAGATGAGTCTTCAATGTTTTATACATCCCTGCCTGAAGGAACAGATCTGTGG agagTGATACAGACTTTAAGACAGATCAATTTCGATCCCAGGCCAAAGCTGCTCTCCTCAAACCTACATCCACTGAGTTTTGAGGATTCTGCAGTGCAAGAGATAATCGAGACCTTGGCGCTGAGCTACGAGCCTCCCGAAACAAGTTCACAAGACCGTCTTAAACGCCGAAAAATAGCACAGGCAGACTCTAGCCCCACGGCGGTCCTCATGAGACTTTTGGGTGACGTTCTAGGGCTTGCAGATGTGGACGATGATTTTCTTAATCTTGAGAATCAAGTATT GGGAGCCTTTCCAAAGGCTGACACATCACGTCAATGTCTCATACTTGATTTGCTATCGCGGATATCTTGCGTGGCGGATGGTGGCAACGAGACAGTCAATGATACAAAAGCAGCAGTGACAGAAACAGCCTGCTCCATTTGTGAACATAATGCACCTCCAGTTCGATCAAACCTTCATGGAGCAACCGTGCATAAATCCCGAATCGAGGCACTCTTTACCAAACTGATCCGACTCCCCGCCCTTGCTGAATCTCGGCGTCCAAGGGTTGCTGCCATGTTGGCTATAAGGAGAGTGATTCTCCATTGTGAGGATACCGAATTACTTAATCTGGAAACGTCTGGGATGGGCCAGTGGTGTCTTCAGTCCTTAAACAGCTCTGTGAGGGAGCTGCGGATAGCTGCCGGGCGTGTTCTAGCCACCTTCTCTTTGGCTAGGCCAGAGCCAATTCTTTCCAACATGGTTCTTCCGGCTCGACCAGCAGAAGCCAATGGTGCTAGGAACCCACGAGTGAATCAGGCTCAAGCGGCCTCCACAGATGGCAAATTCCAGACAAATGCATCAAATGGATCTTCTCCCATGAAAACGCAAGATTTGATCTCGCGCAATAGAAAAAACTCGATTGCTTTCCTGAAATCAATCTCAGATAAGAATCAGCCTAATTTAACTGAAACGTTTATTATGGCATGGGGTCAATTGGGAACGGTGGTCTGGGAACACGAACTCAACTTGGTTCTCATCAAGCTTTTGGAGTACTTGGgaagcaacaacaatatcGTGTCAGCTTGCGCCTTCAATGAGCTATTGAATCTAGCTGATGCTCGTCGAGTAACCCCACGTAGGCTTTTCGAGCCTTTTTGGCCAAACCTAGCATACATGACCACCAAGGACATGGTCCAACGCCCTCAAATGAGCCGGACAATTGCTGAATTGCTACAAGTGTCTGTCAACGAGTTACTCCTCCTGATTCAAACGCACGCACTGCCGTGGCTTGTGCTTGACAAGCAAAAAGACGTTATCCAAAAGATTGCGGAGGCACGGCAGGAGTCCGAGGTTTGGCTACCATTAATCGACCCTGCGAACCTAGCCGCAACCCTGGCCTTGCTCTTGGTTCAAGATACAGACGATATCGCTAGTTTCGCAAAATCTCGCCTCGATGAGTTATCGACACATTTTCAAACAGAGCCCCTCGTCAACCTGCTTCAAGTGGAACCAGTGCTCACCGTCATAGAGTTACTTAAAGCTGCCGGCGACGCAGATGAAACAAAAAAGGCACCA GTCCGCAAAGCTTTAGACACTATGGCGAAAATGATGATCCCAGCAAACAAAGAAACCCGAGCTAAGAAGTCGGACCACACTGCTCGGTTTATTCATTCACaacttcttggcctcatGGCATGTCTCTTCGATGTCATCAATGACCAGAGCCTTCCTGACCCAGAGCGTCGGCGCTACATTCGGGCCATGGAGGAAATGATCAGGGTGTCGAGGGGCTATGCAAGCACAGCCAGACCGCAA ATGTCTGCTTGTTTGCTCTCGACACTGGCACAAGATGCGCTGAGAGAAGCAAGTTTCTCATGTTGGGCATCGATGCTCACACACCTTGAGGAGACAGATGTCGAGGCATTATTAGAAACAACATTTTTCGTCGTTACCCGTTACTGGCCCTTCTTGAGCGAGTCAACGGCTCTTCTAGCGCAGCAAATGCTCAAGTCTCTCGTCGATGAATTTGATCCCCTTGTTGCGAAGTACATCGTCAAGCTCCCTTCGCTCAGACACATTCCAGAGTTGAGGGACATCGAGACAAAGCTGGATCAGCATAGACCAGCAACACTCGCGGTTGAAGAGGTTTTGGAAGCTTTCGCCGAGAGAATCTGCCATGAAAACTCCGGTGTTGCCCTTCAAGCATTGACAGAATTGATACCATACCTTCAGGAAAACCAAGCGCTGCTTCATACATCTGAGATTAGTCTACAGTCAGATATTGGCGTTGTCGCACTTATGCGGTCGCTTCTGGATTGTGCAAGTAAATACAGCGGCTTTCCAGGAGATATAGCGCGCCTATGCACAGAAGCAATGGGCTTGATAGGCTGCCTGGATCCCAGTAAGATCGAGACTGTTAGAGAACAACGATCAATAGTCATATTGAACAATTTTGCGACGAATGAAGAAACTACGGACTTCGTTCTGTTTCTTCTGGAAGAGGCCCTGGTGCCAGCATTCTTATCTACGACTGATGTTAAGTTCCAGGGATTCTTGTCTTTTGCTATGCAGGAACTCATGGGCAGGTGCGACATCAAAGCTGCATGTGCCATGGAAAACTCGGGGATGAAAGGTGGAAACGACATCTATCGAAAATGGGTTGCAATGCCAGAAACTGTTCGGGAAGTGGTAGCACCTTTTCTAGCCTCCCGGTATGTTGTTGCTCCAATGCCACACACCGAGATCGAGTATCCGCTCTTTCGTCCTGGCAGACCTTATCCGAGTTGGCTGAGAGTTTACGTTCTGGACCTTCTACGTAAGGGGCAGACGCCATTTGCCGACTTGATATTCGAGCCTCTGGCGCGTGTCATTCGCGTTAAAGATCTCTCTATTGCAGAGTTCATCCTTCCCTATATAGTCCTGCATACTCTTTTAGGGTCTCGGACTACACAGCAAGAAAGGGACGATATTCTCGGGGAACTTCTTGCTATCTTGCAATATCAGCCTGCTGAGACGGCATCGTAtcaggagaaggaggatatGCGGCGATACTGTCAT CTTGTATTTCGCGTTGTAGACTATGCAATGAGATGGATGCAAACTAGGCGAGCAGCTGGTCGCCTCACTGAAACTGACAGGGAGAGGCTAGCCCAAGTGCAGGAGGCTCTCGATCTGATTCCAGCCGAACTCATAGCACAAAGGGCTGTCGATTGTAATGAATACGCACGTGCTCTTTTTCATTTAGAGCAACATGCCCACAAAATGGAacagaggaagaaagaacCAGGGGAGCGTACCCGTCTCTTACAAAAACTTCAAGATATCTATGCCAATGTCGATGAGCCTGATGGTCTTGATGGAATTTCAGCTCATTTACAAGTTCTTGACATCAACCAACAGATTCTGAGCCATCGCAAAGCAGGCAGGTGGACTGCTGTTCAGAGCTGGTACGAGATGCAACTCGCTGAGAACCCTGTCAACACAGATATCCAGATCGACTTGCTTCAAGGGGAAGACTGGCTGGTCAGCACG AGGGGTTATTGA
- a CDS encoding hypothetical protein (At least one base has a quality score < 10): MRSNLTLCSEDYREQATTVLDLWKFVRTIRLLLWMFPEFRYSLWLPQNISIAKRPSISSQLTYVLRISKTFAYFKEGFIFNFDYIMDINHRYFYFRGNLTAASVLLAFFCWYIAELQ; the protein is encoded by the coding sequence ATGAGATCAAACCTGACGTTATGCAGCGAAGATTATCGGGAGCAAGCAACTACCGTGCTGGATTTGTGGAAGTTTGTCAGGACAATTCGGCTTTTGCTATGGATGTTTCCAGAGTTTAGGTACTCCCTTTGGCTACCTCAGAATATATCCATAGCAAAACGGCCTAGCATCTCCAGTCAGCTCACATATGTACTCCGAATCTCGAAAACGTTTGCGTATTTCAAAGAGGGCTTCATATTCAATTTTGACTATATAATGGATATCAATCATCGCTATTTTTATTTCAGGGGAAATCTTACAGCAGCTAGTGTTTTATTAGCGTTCTTCTGTTGGTACATTGCAGAGTTGCAATGA
- a CDS encoding hypothetical protein (At least one base has a quality score < 10), protein MFPEFRYSLWLPQNISIAKRPSISSQLTYVLRISKTFAYFKEGFIFNFDYIMDINHRYFYFRGNLTAASVLLAFFCWYIAELQ, encoded by the coding sequence ATGTTTCCAGAGTTTAGGTACTCCCTTTGGCTACCTCAGAATATATCCATAGCAAAACGGCCTAGCATCTCCAGTCAGCTCACATATGTACTCCGAATCTCGAAAACGTTTGCGTATTTCAAAGAGGGCTTCATATTCAATTTTGACTATATAATGGATATCAATCATCGCTATTTTTATTTCAGGGGAAATCTTACAGCAGCTAGTGTTTTATTAGCGTTCTTCTGTTGGTACATTGCAGAGTTGCAATGA
- a CDS encoding hypothetical protein (At least one base has a quality score < 10), whose product MASWKSFSVPSFRLTQLAQDAYELPLQTLANTHESHPSIGHLCLLVFEAVLEVVCVSLPGYIVARLGHFDAEKQKFLANLNVMLFTPCLIFTKLASQLNAEKLSDLAIIPVIFVVQTFVSWAVSYVVAKLFRFNRRASNFVTAMGVFGNSNSLPISLVLSLSQTLKGLHWDKVPGDNDDEVGARGILYLLIFQQLGQLVRWSWGYHVLLAPKDKYPEYREEIAEEGQRYHDDENHDDYQNAALIDGLDGETEDEGDSHSIDSQNYDPAGRTPVANASRVSLAVSSDDEYLPKKPHFKNNQEQTDVVAPLNGNEGSMDSFPRVPALEDQEEPTGIADRTKSAIKSPFIRLGKATSQTLSNWYQKSPAPVKSCLKVTKRVAGKFNNFIWEFMNPPLWAMLIAILVASIPALQRLFFEEGSFVQNSVTNAVRSSGDVAVPLILVVLGANLARNTMAKDEALDPEEERIGNKLLIASLLCRMVLPTAIMAPMLALMAKYVPVSILDDPIFVIVCFLLTGAPSALQLAQICQINSVFEKTMGRILFQSYVIWILPSTLILVMMALEVVEWAR is encoded by the exons ATGGCTTCTTGGAAATCGTTCTCGGTCCCGTCGTTTCGGCTGACGCAGCTCGCCCAAGATGCATATGAACTGCCCCTACAAACCCTCGCCAACACCCATGAATCGCACCCATCCATCGGGCATCTTTGTCTTCTCGTGTTCGAGGCTGTCCTTGAAGTAGTATGTGTCAGTCTACCTGGCTACATCGTTGCGCGACTTGGCCACTTCGATGCCGAGAAGCAGAAATTTTTGGCTAATCTAAATGTGATGCTATTCACACCATGCTTGA TCTTCACCAAGCTCGCCTCCCAGCTTAACGCTGAGAAGCTATCTGATCTCGCTATCATACCggtcatcttcgtcgtccaaACGTTTGTATCATGGGCTGTATCATATGTCGTCGCAAAGTTGTTCCGATTCAACAGACGGGCATCCAACTTCGTTACGGCAATGGGTGTTTTCGGAAACTCCAACTCGTTACCCATCTCCCTTGTTTTGTCACTCTCTCAAACGCTGAAAGGTCTGCATTGGGACAAAGTTCCGGGCGATAACGATGACGAAGTTGGCGCGCGTGGTATCCTTTACCTCCTTATCTTCCAGCAGCTTGGTCAACTCGTTCGCTGGAGTTGGGGTTACCATGTCCTTCTTGCCCCTAAGGATAAATACCCCGAGTACCGCGAAGAAATTGCCGAGGAAGGCCAGCGTTAtcacgatgatgagaatcaTGATGACTACCAGAATGCGGCTCTGATCGATGGCCTTGACGGAGAAACAGAGGACGAGGGAGACAGCCACAGTATCGACTCGCAAAATTATGATCCGGCTGGCCGTACCCCTGTGGCAAATGCCTCCCGAGTTTCACTGGCAGTTTCTAGCGATGACGAATATTTGCCCAAAAAGCCGCATTTCAAGAATAACCAAGAGCAAACGGACGTTGTTGCTCCCCTTAATGGAAATGAAGGTAGCATGGATTCCTTCCCCCGTGTCCCGGCATTGGAGGATCAGGAAGAGCCCACTGGCATCGCGGACCGGACTAAATCTGCTATTAAATCGCCCTTCATCCGTCTTGGAAAGGCAACATCCCAAACCCTCAGCAACTGGTACCAGAAGTCTCCAGCTCCTGTTAAATCTTGTTTGAAAGTTACGAAGCGTGTGGCTGGGAAATTCAACAACTTTATCTGGGAATTTATGAACCCCCCTCTCTGGGCTATGTTGATTGCCATCCTCGTCGCCTCTATTCCGGCTCTTCAACGACTCTTCTTCGAGGAGGGCTCTTTCGTCCAGAACAGTGTGACCAACGCCGTTCGCTCCAGTGGAGATGTCGCTGTCCCACTGATCCTCGTTGTTCTCGGCGCCAATCTTGCTCGTAATACCATGGCTAAGGATGAGGCTTTAGACCCCGAGGAAGAGCGCATCGGCAACAAACTTCTCATTGCCTCCCTTCTTTGCCGTATGGTTCTACCAACTGCCATCATGGCTCCTATGCTTGCGCTCATGGCCAAATATGTGCCCGTTAGCATTCTTGACGATCCAATTTTTGTTATCGTTTGTTTCTTGCTCACGGGAGCTCCCAGCGCCCTCCAGCTCGCTCAAATTTGCCAGATTAACAGTGTATTTGAGAAGACAATGGGCAGAATTCTGTTCCAGAGCTATGTCATCTG GATTCTTCCCTCTACTCTTATTTTGGTAATGATGGCCCTCGAGGTTGTTGAGTGGGCTCGATGA
- a CDS encoding 3-methylcrotonyl-CoA carboxylase alpha subunit — protein MRSTLRANRRLPLKPLPRFLSTSASSASVSSVASSSSAPKHTPINSVLIANRGEIAIRINRTAERLGIRATTVYTDVDAGSWHASSGFQSLALGPANAYLDGEKIIALAKQNGIQALHPGYGFLSENSKFAERCEEEGIVFVGPPATAMADMGHKARSKEIMTAANVPCVPGYHGADQGEQELLEHAKNITFPVLLKSVRGGGGKGMRIVLTEEEFLTQLRSARAEAKASFGEGGEVMLVEKYIIRPRHVEVQVFADKWGNTVALGERDCSVQRRHQKILEESPAPDLDLATRHDLWDKARKAASAVGYVGAGTVEFILDKDTNKFYFMEMNTRLQVEHPVTEMVTGLDLVEWQFRVAAGEKLPLSQEEVEAQMNERGAAIEARIYAENPEKGFIPDSGKLVRAYLPTELQNEDVRLDWGFRSGNTISEAYDGMIAKLIVRGDTRERAIAKLESVLRSYEIVGVATNIEFLKRLCETDAFVAGDVETGFIDKWREELFKPRPIKNEVVAQAALGMINFEHRNSGPHGLTLGFGETNNIGERKLTFKILDGYSKEEGEVVEASVTQTGHNLYNVAVHRKGDETPQVFTNIACQPEPEGEVMKLESYFPLERIQSSVVPQHTDNDTKVTVFQHGVKTDLVLLPPKWYEKALGLKESSASVAAPMPCKILKNEVVEGQIVQKGAPLVVIESMKMETIIRSPQDGIIKKLAHKEGDICKAGTVLVLFEEGETKDGES, from the exons ATGCGTTCCACACTTCGCGCAAACCGTCGACTTCCTTTGAAGCCCCTCCCTCGTTTCCTCTCAACATCTGCTTCAAGCGCTTCTGTTTCTTCAgtggcttcttcatcatctgcacCAAAGCACACACCTATCAATTCTGTCCTTATCGCCAACCGTGGTGAGATCGCCATCCGTATCAACCGGACTGCTGAGCGCCTTGGCATTCGGGCTACAACCGTCTATACAGATGTTGACGCTGGTTCATGGCATGCTTCTTCGGGGTTCCAGTCTTTGGCGCTAGGTCCTGCAAACGCCTATCTTGACGGTGAGAAAATCATTGCTCTAGCGAAGCAAAATGGCATCCAGGCACTCCATCCCGGCTATGGCTTCTTGTCCGAAAACTCCAAGTTCGCAGAGCGTTGCGAAGAGGAAGGCATCGTGTTTGTTGGACCACCCGCTACTGCCATGGCCGACATGGGACATAAGGCCCGCAGTAAAGAAATTATGACAGCTGCAAATGTTCCCTGTGTGCCAGGGTATCATGGAGCAGACCAGGGCGAACAGGAACTCTTGGAGCATGCCAAAAACATCACTTTTCCGGTGCTCCTCAAGAGTGTACGAGGAGGTGGAGGCAAGGGAATGCGAATCGTCCTGACTGAGGAGGAGTTCTTGACGCAACTCAGAAGTGCCCGTGCCGAAGCCAAGGCCTCATTTGGTGAAGGAGGCGAGGTCATGCTAGTGGAGAAGTACATCATTCGACCAAGGCACGTCGAAGTGCAAGTCTTTGCCGACAAATGGGGCAATACCGTCGCGCTAGGTGAGCGAGACTGCAGTGTTCAGCGTCGGCATCAAAAGATCCTCGAAGAATCCCCAGCTCCAGATCTAGATCTGGCAACTCGACACGATCTCTGGGATAAGGCGAGAAAAGCAGCCTCGGCAGTTGGTTATGTCGGCGCTGGCACTGTTGAGTTTATCCTCGACAAGGATACCAACAAATTCTATTTCATGGAAATGAACACTCGACTACAAGTGGAGCATCCTGTCACGGAGATGGTGACTGGCCTGGATCTAGTCGAATGGCAATTCCGAGTTGCTGCAGGCGAAAAGCTTCCACTCTCCCAGGAAGAAGTGGAAGCACAGATGAACGAGAGGGGCGCCGCCATTGAAGCACGAATTTATGCCGAAAATCCTGAGAAGGGCTTTATTCCCGACTCCGGCAAATTAGTGAGAGCTTATCTCCCTACCGAATTGCAGAACGAGGATGTTCGCCTGGATTGGGGATTCCGATCTGGTAATACTATCTCTGAAGCATACGACGGCATGATCGCCAAACTTATCGTGCGAGGCGATACGAGAGAACGTGCTATCGCCAAATTGGAGAGCGTTCTACGCTCATACGAAattgttggtgttgctacAAATATCGAATTCCTCAAGCGGCTTTGTGAGACTGATGCCTTTGTGGCCGGAGATGTGGAAACGGGCTTCATCGACAAGTGGCGAGAGGAGCTTTTCAAACCCCGACCTATCAAGAATGAAGTTGTCGCCCAAGCAGCCCTCGGGATGATCAACTTTGAACATCGAAATTCTGGACCCCATGGCTTGACACTTGGCTTTGGCGAGACTAACAACATCGGGGAACGAAAGCTGACCTTTAAAATCCTGGATGGGTATagcaaggaagagggcgAGGTCGTCGAGGCCAGCGTGACACAGACAGGTCATAACCTTTACAACGTTGCTGTCCACCGAAAAGGTGACGAGACACCCCAAGTGTTCACAAATATTGCCTGCCAGCCCGAGCCAGAAGGTGAAGTGATGAAACTCGAGTCATACTTCCCCCTTGAGCGCATTCAATCCTCCGTCGTCCCTCAACACACAGACAATGACACAAAGGTTACTGTTTTCCAGCATGGCGTGAAAACAGATCTTGTCCTTCTACCGCCCAAGTGGTACGAGAAGGCTCTTGGGCTCAAGGAGTCAAGCGCCTCAGTTGCAGCGCCGATGCCCTGCAAGATATTGAAGAACGAGGTAGTGGAGGGTCAAATTGTGCAAAAGGGAGCACCACTTGTGGT AATTGAGtcaatgaagatggaaaCTATTATCCGGTCGCCGCAGGATGGCATAATTAAGAAGCTTGCACATAAAGAAGGG GATATTTGCAAGGCTGGCACGGTACTTGTACTATTTGAAGAGGGCGAAACAAAGGACGGAGAGTCATGA
- a CDS encoding hypothetical protein (At least one base has a quality score < 10), with product MASWKSFSVPSFRLTQLAQDAYELPLQTLANTHESHPSIGHLCLLVFEAVLEVVCVSLPGYIVARLGHFDAEKQKFLANLNVMLFTPCLIFTKLASQLNAEKLSDLAIIPVIFVVQTFVSWAVSYVVAKLFRFNRRASNFVTAMGVFGNSNSLPISLVLSLSQTLKGLHWDKVPGDNDDEVGARGILYLLIFQQLGQLVRWSWGYHVLLAPKDKYPEYREEIAEEGQRYHDDENHDDYQNAALIDGLDGETEDEGDSHSIDSQNYDPAGRTPVANASRVSLAVSSDDEYLPKKPHFKNNQEQTDVVAPLNGNEGSMDSFPRVPALEDQEEPTGIADRTKSAIKSPFIRLGKATSQTLSNWYQKSPAPVKSCLKVTKRVAGKFNNFIWEFMNPPLWAMLIAILVASIPALQRLFFEEGSFVQNSVTNAVRSSGDVAVPLILVVLGANLARNTMAKDEALDPEEERIGNKLLIASLLCRMVLPTAIMAPMLALMAKYVPVSILDDPIFVIVCFLLTGAPSALQLAQICQINSVFEKTMGRILFQSYVIW from the exons ATGGCTTCTTGGAAATCGTTCTCGGTCCCGTCGTTTCGGCTGACGCAGCTCGCCCAAGATGCATATGAACTGCCCCTACAAACCCTCGCCAACACCCATGAATCGCACCCATCCATCGGGCATCTTTGTCTTCTCGTGTTCGAGGCTGTCCTTGAAGTAGTATGTGTCAGTCTACCTGGCTACATCGTTGCGCGACTTGGCCACTTCGATGCCGAGAAGCAGAAATTTTTGGCTAATCTAAATGTGATGCTATTCACACCATGCTTGA TCTTCACCAAGCTCGCCTCCCAGCTTAACGCTGAGAAGCTATCTGATCTCGCTATCATACCggtcatcttcgtcgtccaaACGTTTGTATCATGGGCTGTATCATATGTCGTCGCAAAGTTGTTCCGATTCAACAGACGGGCATCCAACTTCGTTACGGCAATGGGTGTTTTCGGAAACTCCAACTCGTTACCCATCTCCCTTGTTTTGTCACTCTCTCAAACGCTGAAAGGTCTGCATTGGGACAAAGTTCCGGGCGATAACGATGACGAAGTTGGCGCGCGTGGTATCCTTTACCTCCTTATCTTCCAGCAGCTTGGTCAACTCGTTCGCTGGAGTTGGGGTTACCATGTCCTTCTTGCCCCTAAGGATAAATACCCCGAGTACCGCGAAGAAATTGCCGAGGAAGGCCAGCGTTAtcacgatgatgagaatcaTGATGACTACCAGAATGCGGCTCTGATCGATGGCCTTGACGGAGAAACAGAGGACGAGGGAGACAGCCACAGTATCGACTCGCAAAATTATGATCCGGCTGGCCGTACCCCTGTGGCAAATGCCTCCCGAGTTTCACTGGCAGTTTCTAGCGATGACGAATATTTGCCCAAAAAGCCGCATTTCAAGAATAACCAAGAGCAAACGGACGTTGTTGCTCCCCTTAATGGAAATGAAGGTAGCATGGATTCCTTCCCCCGTGTCCCGGCATTGGAGGATCAGGAAGAGCCCACTGGCATCGCGGACCGGACTAAATCTGCTATTAAATCGCCCTTCATCCGTCTTGGAAAGGCAACATCCCAAACCCTCAGCAACTGGTACCAGAAGTCTCCAGCTCCTGTTAAATCTTGTTTGAAAGTTACGAAGCGTGTGGCTGGGAAATTCAACAACTTTATCTGGGAATTTATGAACCCCCCTCTCTGGGCTATGTTGATTGCCATCCTCGTCGCCTCTATTCCGGCTCTTCAACGACTCTTCTTCGAGGAGGGCTCTTTCGTCCAGAACAGTGTGACCAACGCCGTTCGCTCCAGTGGAGATGTCGCTGTCCCACTGATCCTCGTTGTTCTCGGCGCCAATCTTGCTCGTAATACCATGGCTAAGGATGAGGCTTTAGACCCCGAGGAAGAGCGCATCGGCAACAAACTTCTCATTGCCTCCCTTCTTTGCCGTATGGTTCTACCAACTGCCATCATGGCTCCTATGCTTGCGCTCATGGCCAAATATGTGCCCGTTAGCATTCTTGACGATCCAATTTTTGTTATCGTTTGTTTCTTGCTCACGGGAGCTCCCAGCGCCCTCCAGCTCGCTCAAATTTGCCAGATTAACAGTGTATTTGAGAAGACAATGGGCAGAATTCTGTTCCAGAGCTATGTCATCTGGTAA